gcgtgcgatggtgcgtgtggctcgcttggcgatggcctggcttcgtgctgggccttcgtctagcgggcctcgtccggtgctaattcgtacgatacgcttccgattaaattcccgattccgaaatttatttccgatacgaacaatatttaatatttccgattccggaattaatttccgtttcgaacaaatatttaatatttccgtttccggaattattttccgattccgataatatttccgattctgacaatatttccgtttccggcaatatttccgattccggcaacatttccatttccgacaatattttccgatacgtaccatgtttccgtttccggcaacatctacgacttggataatatttatatttccgatgcgatccatatttccgtttccggcaatatcatcgtttccggagtattcatttcttgcttgtgacgatctcagctcccactgaaaccaagatccgtcgattccgaatatccatagatggagtatttaatgccattaaatacttgatccgtttacgtactatttgtgtgaccctacgggttcagtcaagagtaagctatggattaatatcattaatcccacttgaactgaagcgacctctagctaggcattcagctcacttgatctcactgaattattaacttgttaattaatattgaaccgcatttattagacttaacattgaatgcatacttggaccaagggaattatttccttcatcatcatccagataagtttgttataattttggtttaatcgcaactatctaaaagacgattattatggctATGTATTCGAAATTTCTGATTCATGATATGTCTAAGATAGAAATTTGCTACATCATATGTTGAATGttgcttgatatctatatgggtTTTGGTCATGCTAGGGATTTTTGGGATGCACTAGATAAGATGTATGGAACagatgatgctggtactaaaCGTTATTGTGTTAGTAAGTGGTTAGACTTTCAAGTTGAggatgataaaccaattataGATCAGATCATACTTATGAGAATGTGTGCATTGCTATGGCTACTGAAGGGCTTCAAATATGTGATAATACTCTTGTTATAGTGCTGATTGAAAAACTCCCCCCATCAtggaaagattttcgtaatcagttaatgcataaAAAGAAAGACCTTACCTTAGAagagcttgtaggtcacctgaaaattgaggaggaaaaccgtattaaggataagggtcattCTGTTTTTTCTGGTTCCACTAAGGCCAACCTTGTAGAACCCATGCCTAATTCATATTCTGATAAGTTCAAGGGAAAGGGcagtcctttcaagcctcaagggaaactGATGAAGTATAAATTCAGGGGGAaatgttttgaatgtgggaaaactAGTCACAAGTCAATGGATTGCAAATCCAAGAAGAAGCCGGATCAGAACCATACCAATCTTGCTGAAGCTACTAATGCTTCTGGTCCTAACCATTTTGTTgatgttgtttcagaagctaacttgacaggtaatgttgctgaatggataGTTGATACTAGAGCAACGAGACACATTTGtaccaacaaagacatgttcaccACCTACGAAAAAATTGATGGTGAAAACGTCTTAatgggtaattcagcttctACAACTGTTCAAGtcaaagggaagatcgttctcactcttacttctggaaaacttattactctcaccaatgtgttgcatgttccagaaatgcgtaggaacttAATTTATGGTAGCTTGCTTATAAAGGCTGGActgaagctttcatttgattctgatagacttgttattactcacaatggggaatttgtgggaaagggtttttgaaggaaatatgtccttcacccaaggtgcattagtccaataccaaggttcagattaattacgaacaattaatttagtgagatcaagtgattggaacagatggttggagcaatgcttccgatcagtgagtactaatcctaattaggctcacaacttactctttactgaacctataaggtcacaccattggcatgtaacagattaTCGGATTACATAaataggaaattcatttaatagcttttcaattcgggaaattagttcggaaaacatgattatacgatttaacattggatcgtgaaatcgtatatcgtatatTCGTGAgttaggcgagacgaataatcgtatcgtacgacattggatcgtcaagtacgaaatgataaataaattatcgaaggataatttaatcgcaacacgaaagcaacccacgaaccggagcgcacaagcgcaaggcccatgggcgcatcGCGCATGACAATGCAATGCTGGCCCAAGGGCCTTGGTTGTGTGGCACGCCCAGATCAAAGGAGAAGGGAGCAGCAGCGGCACgcggcacgcggcccatggcccAACTGTGCCGCCTGCTGCTTGCTTCGCGCGTGGGCTAGGCCGACCAACTTGGTTGGCTTGCTTATTATGACtactaggttattctaataaccttaTTACACTtttccaacacacaattcagatTATTCACACTACCATTTGTTGGCATCGATAATGAACAATTTGTTGAACCTTTTCAACTTTCTTGCTTGCAActtgtcttcgggaagttccCCCCTCTCCTTGTATGTTatgactgcgtccatccaaTTGGGCTCGGGGCGCAGATTGCATACTGTGGGAGGTGGTGGATCGATGCTTCTTTCTTGGTATACTTCCACATGGGCTGACCTGTTCAAGTAAATgagcgttgagcttgcaagttttgacagtgcgtcagCTTGTGTATTCTGACCTCAGGGAATGAGGATGACTtagaaggatcttaactttgacgttaaagatttaatttttgctagataagctgtcatgcttggccatttggcctcatattctcctcggatctggttggctacaagctgtgaattagttttgaggcaaacatgttCGGCTTCCAAAGACAGGAAAAACTCTATCCATGCGATTGcagcctcatattcggcctcattgttggttgctttgaaaccAAACTTCAAGGCACACTCTATGCTTTTTTCTGTTGGAGGTATTAGCACAACACCGGCTCCTGAGCCGTTGACTGTGGAAGATCCTCCAGTGTAGACCTCCCAAGTTCTCCTCGTGTTATCCAACATCTCTTGgtatgagcattcggccaagaagaCAGCGAGTGCATGCGCCTTGATGGCTGTCCTCGGTTGATACTTAATGCCGAATTCTGAAAGTTCAAAAGCCCAAGCAGCCAATCTCCCAGATCTCTCTATTTTTTCTAACACTTTTTCGAGTGGTTGGTTAGCACCACGATCTGATGAGAGTCGAAGTAGGGTCTCAACTTTCATGCATCTACCACCACTTCATAGGCtactttctcgatgagcgggtaccgagtttcggcgCCTGTCAGAGTCCGGCTGGTAAAAAAGATTGGAtgtttcttcttttcttctttccgAAGGATTACTGCGCTTGCGGTCCCtgggctaactgcgacatataaGTATAGGGTTTCCCCCTCTTTTGGTCTGCCCAGCGTCAGCAGTTGGGCTAGGTGGGCCCTGAGCTGTTGGAACGCATCTCTTTGCTCTTGTTCCCATATCAGCTCGGGATCCACCTTCCTCGGGGCGCCTTTCTTTTTgattggttctgcttctcctcctgggagggtttttggtttgagagctttgaagaagggggctccttTATCCGAAGATTTCGAGATGAATCTTGACAATgtggctaacctgccggttagtctctgcacgtctctctttgtcttcggctcgggtaggTCCAATGTTGCCTGGACTATGTCCGGGTTTGCATCGATTCCCCtctcgctcaccatgaatccgaggaatttccctgatttcaccccgaagacgcatttctTCGGATTCAGCTTCATCTTATATTTCCTCAGTTTGCCGAAGGTTTCGGCtagatctttgatgtgatcTTCTTCTTTGACGCTTTTCactatggaatcgtccacataaacctcgacgttccttcCCTTCTGATCGGCTAAGACATGATCAACTAGCCTTTGGGAGGTTGCTCCGGCATTTTTAAGgccgaagggcatcattctatagttgaacactcctgcactTGTGATAAATGCGGTCTTCgccctgtcatcggggtgcatgaacacttgatggtaccctgaaaaggcgtccatgaagcttaGCAATGCATGGCCTCTTGTAGAGTctaccaattgatctatcctcggCAGAGGATATATAGCAATCCTTGGGGcgggctcggttcagatctgtgaaatctacgcacatgcGCCATGAGCTGTTTGCTTTTTTGAACATCACCACATTGGCCAAACACttggggtacatgcatggcttaatgaagcctgcctcttgcagcttcttcacctcttcggcgatggctGTTTTTCTTTGAGGAATAGTTCCTCTTCTTCTGTTTGATTGGTCAGGCTTCGACactgacatccagcttgtgacaggTCATCTTTggatctatccctggcatgtcGGCTACCGACCATGCGAACATACCTTTGTGATCCCTCAGTAGTTGGATCAGATCGATTCGGAGTCACGAGCTTAGGCCTTTGCCTATTCGGACACTCCTGTCTGAATCAttatcgaggaagatatcctccatttcttgatctggctcGGGAGAAGGGGTTTCAGGCCGAGCATCAACCTCTGCGGGTTTCACCAGACTGCTCGATCctgcctttctcctcttcgcaTCTTTTTCCTCTCTCGAGGATTCTTGcttttcttcttcatcttcagaACCGTCTCCTAGCCTTGGTTTTTGGATGGCGGTGTGGCAAGTTCTTTCTGCGACCTCTTGATCACCTTTTCACTAGGCGAAGCCTgtgtccgagacgtatatcatcattTGATGGTACGTGGATGGGATTGCTTGCATtttgtggatcatggttcgtcccatgatgGCGTTGTACACTAAATCGCAATCAATCACTAAGAATTCTTCTCGGACATTCCTTGCCGCTTGGCCTTGGCAAGCTGTGACTGGTAGGGTGATATTTCCTCGGGGAACTGCTGCGGAGCCATTGAATCCGATCAGTGGGTAGCTGAACTTCGTTAGCGACTCTTCTCCTTCCTCGAGGATCAACTGCTcaaagcagtttctgaagattaTGTTCACGACGCTTCCAACGTCGACCAATACTCTATGAACATTGTGGTTGTTTAGATCCATGGATATTACCAGTGGATCCTCGTGTTCGTATTGGACTCCGaggcaatcatcagcagtgaaggtcatgtttggAGGATGGGGTTCCTTCTCCCCTACAGCGTTGAAGTTGACTTGGTGGGAGAGTGCTCTTAAATGTTTCTTACTGGCATGGTTGGACCTCTGCCCCCCGAACACCTCCAAGATGTCGTTCTTTTTGTGCCATGTGGCTTCGTAGATCCTCTTTTGGGGCTGCTCCTGTGGCTTGCAATTTCGAGCTTTTTCCTTTTCCTCCCTTTGGTCGGCCAAGTACTGTTTAAGGTAGCCTCGGCGGACGAGATCCTTGATGTTATCCTTCAGCTGATTACACTCTTCGGTGTTATGGCCGATTTCATCTTGGAACTCgaaccacttgttcttgttcctaTGAAGGGGGTTGGATCTGAGTTTTCCTAGCAATTTCCATTTCTCATCATTCTTGTGGAGGCTGAAAATTTCTTTTCGGGGAAGAcatagtggagtgtagttggtgtattcgggttgaagttcaccctttCACCCTTCTTTCTTCGGGCTTCCATCTCTGGCACCCtgtttctctttcccctttcttgagcTGCCCTCAGGCTTGCTCTGATTTGTTTTTGTATCCCTCGGCTCCGAGGAACTTTTCAATTTTGCAGCagctttgttgaactcttcggttctgataaatgatatgtgtgttttatatagatttttaccctcgtcccttagtacttttatgcatcaaatgagctcttaggagccatttttagtactaatctgtgttattgagtgtgccttgagtttcaggattacttagtgagaaattggtcttcttagacccgtttcatggtgatttaggccactgcacgatcccgaggaagttcgggacaactatcgtcgactttcgggagccttagatgcttacggTTGAGCCACAGAAGTTAGACTCGGcgatatgggcgaaggatgaTGCCTTTTGCAAATCGCCCTTTGAGCGGAGGGCAAAATGAGAAGACCGGGCGaagaaaaagaaatctgaaGTCTTCAAcatgcgcccgatcgggcgggcttcgctcgatccggatcgggcggtcaaacTGGGCGTCATTCTGGGCATTTcacaaccgcccgatcgggcggattttggtccgatcgggccgactatcgagcagaatgcccgatcgggcggcccttcgcccgatcgggcaacgtCAACCTGTTGAGGATTTTCGCGTTTCTTATTTCCGGTTTTGggctttattttgggcaaactataaatactagccccttatatttttagtggtaccttattttctggttgaacacttagttttattctctCATTACTTAGTTATTCTCTCAACTTGttgcaaacacttagttttaatttcaaTCAAAGCTTTAATTTTTCGTTCATCCTTTCGTTCTTGATTTAGGTATTGATTTCTactttgctttattatttgCTTTTGGTCAGGTTTTCCATAATAttaatttctttgtttattgttaatatgagtgagagtagtttaatttctagggtttaggggatccatgaatgcatgattgggattaaatgtggacttgattattgattaattgatcgtgatttctatagcttattataattgctcgtcaattcttttcggccggactattttgatttgagtgtgATTAACCTttgattatgcgccgagaggtataaatctgatatttttggtctgtggctattagatgaattgtttctagtacatagcgagagcctgctagttatattttcctaaggaattcataagattcaagagatgcatgttttcctagttatgattgttgattaattgtttttgtccgttgtccaatcccggtctacatttgtggtgaaccgttgccctagattcccttaatattgataTTTTCCAGTTTGATTATTGCCTTAGTTTAATTTACAAACCAAACCCAATCTCttgttaccaatagtctagacttACCGATtagtagtagaaagaacattgtttccttgtggatacgatccctaattcccttgctatattattagttggtgaacgttacgtttatctttgataggagtgcgatttagcctatCAATAAACGCATCTGCTATTTGGAGTACGTCGGCTATGTTGGTGGGGTTCTTCATCGACAGTTTGTCGAGGAACTTCCCTTCCTGAAGCGCATGCTTCAAAGAGAAGATTGCCACATCGGGCCGCAGATTTGGAATGTTGTTGATTCTTTCATGAACCTGTCCATGAAGTCTAGGAGGCTTTCGCCCCTCTCCTGCTGAATAGCAGTCAGTTCGGcggtggttcgctcggggcgattgctTCTCACGAATTGTACACAGAATTTCTCGCTTAGATCTATGAAACTATCGATCGATCCTTTCGGCAGCGTTCTGAACCATTCTCCtaccactccggttagcgtggttgggtaGTACTTACACCAACAAGCTTCGGAATGGAGGCTCAAGAACATCTgttgctcgtaggagatgacgtgGTCCCTCGGATCCGTTGTTCCGTTGTATGTTATGTGTGTTGGCAGCCTAACCTTTGGGATTTCTTCCATGAACAACTCTTCTACAAACGGGGAGGATGTTGGGGTCATGATCCTCTTCCCTGGCCTCGCTCTAATGCCTCCACTCGTCGAGGTTCCTGCATTGGAGCGCTCGGGGTGCGTAGGGGGCTAGGGGAACGATCTTGCCTCCTCCTTCTTCTCCTCGTTGCTTGGCTGCTGGCCTCAGGTCGGTCACTGGATCTGCTTGACTCACCCAGCCTCTCGTGGACCGATGGTCTCAACCTGCtaagcaccgagcttcggacccGAGTATGTTGACTTGTAGTTTTGCTTCGGAAAGCTTGTGGAGTGGGCGATCTGAACCACTCTGGTTGCTGTTGAGCCCTTTTCTATGTGTCCCACGTACTTTCCACCCACCTTGACGATATATGAGTTCCTGTCAAGTGGGGAGTGTTCGGTCAGATCTTGCGACTTCTTCACTAGGTGGCGGTTATAGGTTTTGTCGTCGCCTAGTTCTCCTCTCTTCGCGGCGACCATTTTCCAGGTCTTGCTCTTTCTCGTTGAAGatgaagttttgcatgatggttaATTATGGTCGCGGTGAGCTCTTCCCGCGTAGGGATTGGAGGTCTGGAAGTCACTGCGGCGGTAGCCCTGCTCAGCTGTGACCTTGCTTCTGACCGTGGGCGTGCCTCCGATCGAGGGCGCACCTCTCCTTCGGACACTGAGTCCGTATGAACGCTAACGTTATCGTTATCCATTTTTGGAGCAAAAATGGTTGATTTCTCAAGGCTTTGAAGTATCTTCCCCGCAGACGGCgtcaaattgttccggtgttgaaacaatgggcttcggatGAAGGCTCTTTTCGTTGGTGTGGAAGATCTAGCTTGCTTGTGAGAGTTGTGTCCGAATTTACCAGAACAATGAACAATATAACTGGCCTCGGAGgtgttccgaggaaagccccttcgatgcctaagtaagaataatgctcggattctagagagagttctctagagagtagtcttaaggcaataaattggacgtaccttgaggtgtgagccttagcggtctatttatagtgtttgtgtagtaaatgcttcataggtcatttattacttGTTGGGCCTTGAGCCTAGTTggtggctgaatagcctttAGAGGGGTAAATGGTTGTTATGTTGTTGTGTTGAGGGCATTTGGACTGATGGCCCAATTGGTTTCCAATTAATAGCCCAAACAATACCTATATCTTATTTTGTCACCAATTGGGATTTGGGACATAAGGCTAAGAATCTGGAAACTTAACCCGAGTTGAAATCATCAGAGTAAAGTCACAAGTCCTTAATACAAAACATATACTAACACTTATACTTTGattactattcacccaatagtgcatttacgtgcatgcccctcatttccttctttgttttattttgtcttattcttaacaATAGAGCATTTACGGTTTCACCCTTCCATTGCTATACAAAATTTATTGTTTTCTTTGGGTATAATTTCCTATATATTGTACCTTCGAACTATCAATTAAAACGCATATGGTTTCTATTTCCTGTTACATGTAACGGTAACTTTtgccggaaagaccactttgactgtttaactaattggttttattggttaactaattagttctagtgcttaactaattattttcattgtttaacAAATTGGTTGCAGtccttaactaattagttcaagtgtttaactaattgatttcattgcttaacttatatgacatcaatgtggtcttttgtgtaagaccgccttatataaaagtttgcatacatgtaaatccaacatctaactttaacatatcatttctagcatttaccataaattgtaagttcctagcttttaaataacatttttacaaaaataattttgtataccttgggggatcgcgcgcgcacgatccaacaactagtgtacttaaatacaaaaatgcagGTATGACATATTTTCACAGGTCCTTATCAATGGCAATATTTGTGTAAATAAAAGATTAAcaaattaaaacaataaatgtCATTTAACCCCATGATTCAAAACACGAAATCGAAGTAATTAGAAACTAAAATGAAGAAACTCAATTGTGGTGTTGATAGAGTGAGAAAGCGGCCAACCATTAAAACGGTTTGTATGATGAGTCGCTCTTTCTCTGTACTACTGATGAAGGAGGTGCACGTGGCGTGGTGAAGAGAGGAAGAGACCACTTCGGTGGTGAAGAGAGGAGGTGTATCCGAAATCTCTCCAATTCCCATTTCCAAGATTTATTTACTTCAATTACTTTCATTTGCTACTCCTAATTCATGGTTGGTCTAATTTATATTTTGGAGTAAATTAAGACATAAAAACTAAGATTGTCTCAATGTTGACCTCAATTCTGTTTTTATCACATCTGtcgaaaagaaacaaaaacaaatttctCCCTTTTGTTCATTTTGGAGTTCATAAGGACTACAGAATGATTAccaaaactagttttgaatTTAACAAACCAAACCTGAATCAAAGAAAGCCTACATGTAAATTTCCTTgtgtttatattttatttacaaaaaatgATCAACGGCTTTTACAATATACAATATGGACAAGGAAAATTCCAGCTTAATATATGGAGGAAATTTACACTTAGAATACATGGAGAAAGAGTGAAAGACCCTTAAGAAACACCCAGCCTCTCACGGATAGTGTCAAAAATAGATGCAGCTGCCGTATTTTGTGAGAAACTCAACCTCAACCGACCAAGCAGCTCGCTATCTTTCGCCTGAGAAGCAGCATCTGCAGCTTCTTTTGCCATTCCTATTTGAGCATAAGCCTAAGGAACACAGGACAAGTATCAGAAGAAGATTTCAGTCAGCTTCACAGAAATTAGCATTTGCTGAAACGTTCTAGcttaaaaatagagttttatGAAACCTTTGCCCAACCACGTCCACTTTACCTCTGCTCTTTCTCGAAGATCAACAAGTTTCGGGATGTATTTCAAAGCTTCACCTTTTTCGTCTGCATCAACACAAGCCTCGACAAAGGGTTTATAACCTGAATGGCGCAAGCACAATGCAAAGCTCAACTAAACCATACACCGAAACTGGGGGATTGGGTTTGAGATTGGGTTTAATTGTATAGCTTGAATGTCACAAAGCCGAGGGAGGGTTTACTTGTATAGTCCAATATTCTTATCCCTTGAATTAGAAAGATAATCAACAGAGAACCTCGGAAACATGTTGGGGGAGGAAAAATCTAAAGACAAAAAGAAGAGAAATAGAACGGGAAAGGGCATGCCAAATTCTCAATAAACAAATCAGATATATATTTGTAAAATGCTGCTAGCTACAAGGAAGAATTAAAAGAAAATCCTTCGGTtcacaaaccaagaaaaaggaaaaagaaaagggttaCATACAGAAAAAATTCTTCGGTTCACAaaccaaaaaaaaggaaaaagaaaagggttaCATACATATACCTCACAAAAATTTACCAGACAACAGAATAACGCGTGCACCTACATTTAAACTATGCAGTAAATAAACATGAGCGCTAATTATAACCTATGAACACACTTTTTAATAGATATCCGAAACTCATGCAGGCAGCAAAAACCATCTAAAAAATAGTGGCAACTGAGCACATTGATGAGCTGATTGGCATAAGAAGAAACTATTCAGAACATCCATTTTATGTTTAATTAGTCCAGTCTGTCCCCCCCCaaaacattttgggactaaggctttgttgttgttagtCCAGTCTGTCTACCCAGAGACTTTATtccaaaataaagtaaaaatcaAGTAACTTTAGTAAATGGATCAATTAGCATTGTAATATAGGAAGAAAACTATAAAGAACAGGTGAGGACTTTAAGTCTCCGAGGATTCAATCGAGTTACACAATGGACTGCGGAATATACGCATAACATCAAAGCTAAAAAGCATACCGATAGGTGGTTTT
This Spinacia oleracea cultivar Varoflay chromosome 6, BTI_SOV_V1, whole genome shotgun sequence DNA region includes the following protein-coding sequences:
- the LOC130463338 gene encoding uncharacterized protein, which gives rise to MTPTSSPFVEELFMEEIPKVRLPTHITYNGTTDPRDHVISYEQQMFLSLHSEACWCKYYPTTLTGVVGEWFRTLPKGSIDSFIDLSEKFCVQFVRSNRPERTTAELTAIQQERGESLLDFMDRTEEFNKAAAKLKSSSEPRDTKTNQSKPEGSSRKGKEKQGARDGSPKKEGLHKNDEKWKLLGKLRSNPLHRNKNKWFEFQDEIGHNTEECNQLKDNIKDLVRRGYLKQYLADQREEKEKARNCKPQEQPQKRIYEATWHKKNDILEVFGGQRSNHASKKHLRALSHQVNFNAVGEKEPHPPNMTFTADDCLGVQYEHEDPLVISMDLNNHNVHRVLVDVGSVVNIIFRNCFEQLILEEGEESLTKFSYPLIGFNGSAAVPRGNITLPVTACQGQAARNVREEFLVIDCDLVYNAIMGRTMIHKMQAIPSTYHQMMIYVSDTGFA